The Hyperolius riggenbachi isolate aHypRig1 chromosome 3, aHypRig1.pri, whole genome shotgun sequence genome window below encodes:
- the LOC137562194 gene encoding olfactory receptor 1J4-like codes for MKNCTNSSVSEFSILAFVTSPNGQILLFILVLLMYFFTVLGNATIVTLVSTVSQLHTPMYFFLCNLSSADITYVSVTLPKLMSILLSQDHSITFYGCMAQLYIFLLCAQADIFILTSMAYDRYVAICKPLQYSLIMNKSVCITMAAFSWLTGTLNSLPHTMIASSLSYCYSNEIDHFFCDLKTLSKLSASDFTNWDLLSTVESVFIGCIPFLLIVISYVYIIVSILKIQTSKGRHKAFSSCTSHLITVLLFYGPIIFIYIKPTNNRSSENDKLLSIIYIAIVPLLNPLVYSLRNKDVLVATAKIRLYVKFRSVQRINVGKKHTVNKDRDIWNC; via the coding sequence ATGAAAAACTGCACAAACAGTTCTGTAAGTGAATTCAGTATTTTGGCATTTGTCACCTCTCCAAATGGACAAATCTTGCTTTTCATTCTGGTGCTACTGATGTACTTTTTCACAGTCCTGGGAAATGCGACTATTGTGACCCTTGTCTCTACGGTTTCTCAGCTACACACTCCAATGTACTTCTTCTTATGTAATCTCTCCTCTGCAGATATTACGTATGTCTCCGTTACTCTCCCAAAGCTGATGTCCATCTTATTGTCCCAAGACCACAGCATTACATTCTATGGCTGCATGGCTCAGCTATACATTTTTCTTCTATGTGCCCAAGCTGATATCTTTATCCTGACTTCCATGGCGTATGATCGCTATGTTGCCATATGTAAGCCACTGCAGTATTCCCTAATCATGAACAAAAGTGTGTGCATAACCATGGCTGCCTTTTCCTGGCTTACTGGCACTTTAAATTCACTTCCGCATACTATGATTGCTTCATCACTATCATATTGCTATTCAAATGAAATTGACCACTTTTTCTGTGATCTCAAAACACTAAGTAAGCTTTCTGCAAGTGACTTCACAAATTGGGATCTTCTGTCAACTGTCGAAAGTGTGTTTATTGGATGTATACCCTTTCTGCTTATAGTAATCTCCTATGTGTACATAATTGTATCAATACTAAAGATCCAAACTTCAAAGGGGCGCCACAAAGCTTTCTCCAGCTGCAcctcccacctcatcactgtgctATTATTCTACGGGCCAATCATTTTCATATATATAAAACCAACAAATAATCGCTCTAGTGAAAATGATAAGCTACTCTCAATAATTTACATAGCCATAGTGCCACTGCTAAATCCGTTAGTCTACAGCCTGAGAAATAAGGATGTGTTGGTTGCAACTGCTAAAATAAGGCTCTATGTAAAGTTTAGAAGTGTGCAAAGAATTAATGTAGGAAAGAAGCATACAGTAAATAAAGATAGAGATATTTGGAAttgctaa